Proteins encoded together in one Bacteroides ovatus window:
- a CDS encoding two-component regulator propeller domain-containing protein has protein sequence MSMKAQILFLFSIYCFLIGSTPVMKAQTGKFYSTDKELSNSLINAVYQDRKGFIWIATENGLNKFDGTRFSIYRHNATDSTSLKNNYVRTLFEDSRGNFWIGCINGLQRYDRATDNFHELFISRKDGRKNPHITSIIERRNGDLWIATSGQGAISLKKNSNPASFHIETELTDRIGSNYLNVIFEDSRQNLWIATEEKGLYRYSPESKELKSYKAPYHIAGDDVSAICEDAHGQIFVGTLTKGLFRLSSRQEGNFEPVLYQNRMNLNIRTLIIDTRGKLIIGTDGEGVKEYQPQQDIIVDSEINAGPFDFSKSKVHSLIEDKDHNLWLGIFQKGLILVPGISNKFDYYGYKSIHNNTIGSSCVMAIHTDEQATIWIGTDNDGLYAINDQGKQLRHYTHQAGNPQSVPGTILCLYEDSNQELWLGSYFDGLARMNKQTGTCQDATSLLQGNLNAGKPKVSCIIEDKNKNLWVGTYGSGLYKINLPTQHVTYYESTRNENDDWSINRLPNDWISYLLEDKEGMIWIGTYKGLAVLNPQTDNFINYKKQNNLLPGYVVYSLLESSNGEIWAGTSEGLVCLNKDRLTPVLFTTADGLPSDIICGLAEDEKKNIWISTHQGISKLNPPEKKFINYYAGDGLQGNEFTRTAVFKDKRGKIFFGGTNGVTAFYPQDITEIKKEMNVLITGFHVANRPVKKGDKSGNNVITDTAVMDTEQFTLAYNENTFSIDFSVLEFSNPDRISYQYKIKELGDEWISTQPGTNRVTYSSLKPGKYTFSVQARDHNNFSNIRTVTIAITPPWYQTWWAKVIWGCLGALLIYALTMYILSRIRHRQEVMRQKHMEQINEAKLQFFINISHEIRTPMTLIISPLEKLLAEHSEKQPVYLMIYRNAQRILRLINQLMDIRKLDKGQMHLKFRETDIVGFINDLMQTFNYQAQKKNITFTFEKELEGADSLKVWIDLNNFDKVLMNVLSNAFKYTHEGGNIEVSLKTGHNDAYRGALKDYFEIDITDNGIGIDKNKIEQIFERFYQIDNDMTQSNFGTGIGLHLSRSLVELHHGIIKAENREDGQGTRFVIRLPLGSNHLKAEELENPEETGSEPTISQLPKDSIYETEEENKTNEYRKPKAKTRYRVLIVEDDEEIRRYIRSELDSDFRIYECTNGREGLETILKEKPDLVISDVMMPEMDGITLCRKIKQNININHIPIILLTAKSKAEDQIEGLEIGADAYIVKPFNTELLRTTISNLIANRERLRGKLVGEQQVEEKITKIEMKSNDEILMSKVMKTINDHLADPTLNVEMLAANVGMSRVHMHRKLKELTNQSARDFIRSIRLKQAANLLREKNLSVSEVAYATGFSNLSHFSNTFRDFYGISPSEYKEQQM, from the coding sequence ATGAGTATGAAAGCACAAATCCTATTCCTTTTTTCCATATACTGTTTCCTGATAGGAAGCACTCCTGTTATGAAAGCACAGACCGGCAAATTCTATTCAACAGACAAAGAACTTTCCAACAGTCTGATCAATGCCGTATATCAGGACCGGAAAGGATTTATCTGGATAGCTACCGAAAACGGACTTAATAAATTCGACGGGACACGTTTCTCGATCTATCGACATAATGCTACGGATAGCACCAGTTTGAAAAACAACTATGTACGGACATTATTCGAAGACAGTCGCGGTAATTTCTGGATCGGATGCATCAATGGCTTACAGCGATATGACCGCGCCACAGACAACTTTCACGAATTATTCATCTCTCGGAAAGACGGACGAAAGAATCCTCATATCACTTCCATTATTGAACGCCGGAACGGAGATCTTTGGATAGCAACTTCCGGACAAGGCGCCATATCCCTAAAAAAGAACAGCAATCCCGCCTCCTTCCATATCGAAACCGAACTGACAGACCGGATAGGTAGTAACTACCTGAATGTCATTTTCGAAGATTCCCGGCAAAATTTATGGATTGCTACAGAAGAAAAAGGACTTTACCGTTATTCTCCGGAAAGTAAAGAGCTTAAAAGCTATAAAGCACCTTATCATATAGCAGGTGATGACGTTTCTGCCATTTGTGAGGATGCACACGGACAAATTTTCGTAGGAACCTTGACAAAAGGTCTTTTCAGACTATCATCCCGACAGGAAGGAAACTTCGAACCTGTCCTCTACCAAAACCGGATGAATTTGAATATCCGGACTCTCATCATTGATACCCGTGGAAAACTTATCATAGGAACAGACGGTGAAGGAGTAAAAGAATATCAGCCTCAACAAGATATTATTGTGGACAGTGAGATTAATGCGGGTCCCTTTGACTTCTCCAAATCCAAGGTTCACTCGTTAATCGAAGATAAAGATCACAATTTATGGCTGGGCATTTTTCAGAAAGGTTTGATACTAGTGCCCGGCATTTCAAATAAATTCGACTACTACGGCTACAAATCAATACACAACAACACCATTGGTTCCAGCTGTGTTATGGCTATTCATACAGATGAACAAGCTACAATCTGGATAGGTACGGATAACGACGGATTATATGCCATAAACGATCAGGGAAAACAATTACGCCATTACACCCATCAGGCAGGTAATCCCCAATCTGTCCCCGGCACTATCCTATGTCTCTATGAAGATTCCAATCAGGAACTTTGGCTAGGATCTTACTTCGATGGTCTGGCACGGATGAACAAACAAACCGGAACATGTCAAGATGCCACCTCGCTTTTACAAGGAAATCTTAACGCAGGCAAGCCCAAAGTTTCCTGCATCATTGAAGACAAAAACAAGAATCTCTGGGTGGGTACTTATGGTTCGGGCTTATACAAAATCAATTTACCAACTCAACATGTCACCTATTACGAATCTACCCGCAACGAAAACGATGACTGGAGTATCAACCGTCTTCCGAACGATTGGATCAGCTACCTACTGGAAGATAAAGAGGGAATGATATGGATCGGCACTTATAAAGGTCTGGCCGTACTCAATCCTCAAACGGACAATTTTATCAATTATAAAAAGCAAAACAATCTCCTCCCCGGGTATGTCGTTTACAGTTTATTGGAAAGTAGTAATGGAGAGATCTGGGCTGGTACTTCCGAAGGATTGGTCTGCCTGAATAAAGACAGACTAACACCTGTACTTTTCACTACTGCCGATGGGCTCCCCAGTGATATTATTTGCGGCCTGGCTGAAGACGAGAAAAAAAATATATGGATCAGTACCCATCAGGGAATCTCCAAACTGAATCCTCCGGAAAAGAAGTTTATCAACTATTATGCAGGCGACGGTCTGCAAGGAAATGAGTTTACACGCACTGCTGTATTTAAAGATAAACGCGGCAAGATATTTTTTGGAGGTACCAATGGAGTAACTGCTTTCTACCCCCAGGATATCACCGAAATCAAAAAAGAAATGAATGTATTGATTACCGGCTTTCACGTTGCTAACCGCCCTGTGAAAAAAGGGGATAAATCCGGCAACAATGTCATCACTGATACTGCTGTCATGGATACCGAGCAATTTACACTGGCATATAATGAAAATACATTCAGCATTGATTTTTCTGTTTTGGAATTCAGCAATCCCGACCGGATTAGTTATCAATATAAGATAAAAGAATTAGGCGATGAATGGATCAGTACGCAACCGGGAACAAACCGGGTGACTTATAGCAGTCTGAAACCGGGGAAATACACTTTCTCCGTACAGGCACGCGACCATAATAATTTCTCTAATATCCGCACAGTTACTATTGCCATCACTCCACCCTGGTACCAGACCTGGTGGGCAAAAGTAATCTGGGGATGCCTCGGAGCATTACTAATCTATGCTCTTACCATGTATATTCTGTCACGTATCCGCCACCGGCAAGAAGTGATGCGACAAAAACACATGGAACAGATTAACGAAGCCAAATTACAATTCTTCATTAATATCTCACATGAAATACGTACCCCGATGACTCTTATCATCAGCCCGTTAGAGAAACTGTTAGCCGAACATTCCGAGAAACAACCGGTTTATCTCATGATTTACCGGAATGCCCAACGTATTCTACGTCTGATCAATCAACTGATGGACATACGAAAACTGGACAAAGGACAAATGCATCTGAAATTCCGGGAAACAGACATCGTAGGATTTATCAATGACTTGATGCAAACATTCAATTATCAAGCGCAAAAAAAGAACATCACATTTACTTTCGAAAAAGAACTGGAAGGTGCTGATTCTCTGAAAGTATGGATTGATCTAAATAACTTTGACAAAGTATTGATGAATGTCCTTTCCAATGCTTTCAAATATACACATGAGGGAGGAAATATCGAAGTGTCATTGAAAACCGGTCACAACGATGCCTACCGGGGTGCTTTGAAAGATTATTTCGAGATAGATATCACCGATAACGGAATCGGTATTGACAAAAACAAAATAGAACAAATATTCGAGCGTTTCTATCAGATTGACAACGACATGACACAATCTAATTTCGGTACAGGAATCGGACTGCATCTTTCACGGTCGTTAGTGGAACTGCACCACGGCATCATCAAAGCAGAAAACCGCGAAGACGGACAAGGAACCCGTTTCGTCATCCGCCTGCCGTTAGGTAGTAATCACTTGAAAGCAGAGGAACTGGAAAATCCTGAAGAAACCGGAAGCGAACCAACAATCTCCCAACTTCCCAAAGATTCCATCTATGAAACGGAAGAAGAAAACAAAACTAACGAGTACAGGAAACCCAAAGCAAAAACACGTTATCGCGTCTTAATCGTAGAAGATGATGAAGAAATACGTCGCTACATACGTAGCGAACTGGATAGTGATTTCCGTATCTACGAATGTACAAATGGACGGGAAGGACTGGAAACCATTTTGAAGGAGAAACCCGATCTCGTCATCAGTGATGTTATGATGCCCGAAATGGATGGAATCACTCTCTGCCGGAAAATAAAACAGAATATCAATATCAATCATATACCTATTATATTATTAACCGCCAAATCGAAAGCCGAAGACCAAATCGAAGGACTTGAAATTGGAGCAGATGCTTATATCGTAAAACCATTCAACACTGAATTATTACGAACTACTATCAGTAATCTGATAGCCAATCGGGAAAGACTGCGTGGCAAACTGGTAGGTGAACAACAAGTAGAAGAAAAAATAACAAAGATAGAAATGAAGTCCAATGATGAGATCTTGATGAGTAAAGTAATGAAAACCATCAATGACCATCTTGCCGACCCTACCCTTAATGTAGAGATGCTGGCAGCCAACGTTGGAATGAGCCGCGTACATATGCACCGCAAATTAAAGGAGTTGACTAATCAGTCAGCACGAGATTTCATTCGTTCTATCAGACTGAAACAAGCTGCCAATCTGCTACGTGAGAAGAATCTAAGCGTTTCGGAAGTTGCATACGCTACAGGCTTCTCCAACCTCTCTCATTTTTCCAATACATTCAGAGACTTTTACGGAATTTCACCGAGTGAATATAAAGAACAACAGATGTAA
- the pulA gene encoding type I pullulanase, which yields MKMGSNYLAILGVTTVTTVMSCSPAKKEYASFELYPVRTGSLTEMEYTPLATKFYLWSPTAEEVRLMLYDAGEGGHAYETVKMEPTEDGTWTTSVDENLLGKFYAFNVKINDKWQGDTPGINAHAVGVNGKRAAIIDWKTTNPEGWESDRRPSLKSPADMIIYEMHHRDFSVDSTSGIKNKGKYLALTEHGTMNSDKLLTGIDHLIELGVTHVHLLPSSDYASIDETKLEENHYNWGYDPANYNVPDGSYSTDPYQPATRVKEFKQMVQALHRAGIRVIMDMVYNHTFNTVESNFERTVPGYFYRQKEDGTLANGSGCGNETASERPMMRKFMIESVLYWIKEYHIDGFRFDLMGVHDIETMNEIRKAVNKVDPTICIYGEGWAADTPQYPADSLAMKGNVSHMPGIAVFSDELRDGLCGPVWKKEKGAFLAGVPGAEMSVKFGIVGAIEHPQVRCDSVNYSQKPWAEQPTQMISYVSCHDGLCLVDRLKASMPGATPEQQVRLDKLAQTVVFTSQGIPFIYAGEEVMRDKQGVDNSYKSPDAVNAIDWRRKTTNGDVFMYYKRLIDLRKSHPAFRMGDAEKVRKHLEFLPVEGQNLIAFRLKDHANGDSWEDIIVAFNSRMTPARLEVPVGKYTVVCKDGVIDVRGLGTQIGPEVIIPGQSALIMYK from the coding sequence ATGAAGATGGGAAGTAATTATTTAGCAATATTAGGGGTGACTACAGTGACAACAGTAATGAGCTGCTCCCCTGCGAAAAAGGAATATGCTTCTTTTGAGCTGTATCCGGTTCGTACGGGAAGTCTTACGGAAATGGAATATACGCCGTTGGCAACCAAATTTTATCTTTGGTCACCAACTGCAGAAGAAGTACGCCTGATGCTATATGATGCCGGTGAAGGCGGACATGCTTATGAAACAGTAAAGATGGAGCCCACAGAAGATGGAACCTGGACAACTTCAGTAGATGAGAACCTGCTTGGCAAATTCTATGCCTTCAATGTAAAAATCAATGATAAATGGCAGGGAGACACGCCGGGAATCAATGCCCATGCTGTCGGAGTGAATGGGAAACGTGCTGCCATTATTGACTGGAAGACTACAAATCCCGAGGGATGGGAGAGTGACAGGCGTCCTTCTCTGAAATCTCCTGCTGATATGATTATCTATGAAATGCATCATCGTGACTTCTCGGTTGATTCTACTTCGGGAATTAAGAATAAAGGTAAATACCTCGCATTGACTGAACACGGGACCATGAATTCAGATAAGTTATTGACCGGTATCGATCACTTGATAGAACTGGGAGTGACACATGTACATCTTCTTCCTTCCTCTGATTATGCTTCTATCGACGAAACAAAACTGGAAGAAAACCACTATAACTGGGGATATGATCCGGCGAATTATAATGTGCCGGATGGCTCTTATTCAACTGACCCTTATCAACCTGCCACTCGTGTGAAAGAGTTCAAACAAATGGTACAAGCACTGCATAGAGCTGGTATCCGTGTGATAATGGATATGGTTTATAATCATACTTTTAATACCGTTGAAAGTAATTTTGAACGTACTGTTCCCGGTTATTTTTATCGTCAGAAAGAAGACGGGACATTGGCAAATGGTTCCGGATGCGGTAATGAGACGGCAAGTGAACGCCCTATGATGCGCAAGTTTATGATAGAGTCCGTTCTTTATTGGATAAAAGAATATCATATTGACGGTTTCCGTTTTGACTTGATGGGAGTGCATGATATTGAAACCATGAATGAGATCCGGAAAGCGGTGAACAAGGTTGATCCTACCATTTGTATTTATGGAGAAGGTTGGGCAGCCGACACTCCCCAATATCCGGCAGATTCGTTGGCAATGAAAGGGAATGTTTCCCACATGCCGGGAATTGCCGTATTCTCGGATGAATTGCGTGATGGGCTTTGCGGACCTGTGTGGAAAAAGGAGAAAGGGGCTTTCCTCGCCGGAGTTCCGGGAGCAGAAATGAGTGTTAAATTCGGTATTGTGGGTGCTATTGAGCATCCGCAAGTACGGTGTGATTCTGTTAATTACAGTCAGAAACCGTGGGCGGAGCAGCCTACCCAGATGATTAGCTACGTTTCCTGCCATGACGGTTTGTGTCTTGTTGATCGCTTGAAAGCAAGTATGCCGGGAGCTACTCCCGAGCAACAGGTTCGACTTGATAAGCTTGCGCAGACGGTAGTCTTCACTTCGCAAGGTATTCCTTTTATCTATGCAGGAGAAGAAGTGATGCGCGATAAACAAGGGGTGGACAATAGTTATAAGAGTCCGGATGCAGTCAATGCTATCGATTGGCGACGTAAAACGACGAACGGAGATGTTTTCATGTATTATAAGCGACTCATAGATCTGCGTAAGTCCCATCCCGCTTTCCGTATGGGAGATGCGGAAAAGGTTCGGAAGCATCTGGAGTTTCTTCCGGTGGAAGGACAAAACCTGATTGCATTCCGCCTGAAGGATCATGCGAACGGAGATAGTTGGGAAGATATTATCGTGGCTTTTAATTCCCGTATGACTCCTGCGCGTTTGGAAGTGCCTGTTGGTAAATATACAGTGGTATGCAAAGATGGTGTGATAGATGTGCGTGGATTAGGTACGCAGATCGGACCGGAAGTAATTATTCCCGGACAGTCTGCATTGATTATGTATAAGTAG
- the ruvC gene encoding crossover junction endodeoxyribonuclease RuvC: MIQPVKEKIILGIDPGTTIMGYGVLRVKGTKPEMIAMGIIDLRKFANHYLKLRHIHERVLSIIESYLPDELAIEAPFFGKNVQSMLKLGRAQGVAMAVALSRDIPITEYAPLKIKMAITGNGQASKEQVADMLQRMLRFPKEDMPTFMDATDGLAAAYCHFLQMGRPTMEKGYNSWKDFIAKNPDKVK, from the coding sequence GTGATTCAACCGGTAAAAGAAAAGATAATCCTGGGGATTGACCCCGGTACGACAATCATGGGATACGGTGTTCTAAGAGTGAAAGGAACCAAGCCTGAAATGATTGCGATGGGGATTATCGACTTGCGTAAATTTGCCAACCACTATCTGAAACTTCGCCATATCCATGAACGGGTATTGAGTATTATTGAAAGTTATCTGCCTGATGAGCTGGCTATTGAAGCGCCTTTCTTCGGTAAAAATGTACAATCGATGTTGAAGTTGGGCCGTGCACAGGGGGTAGCGATGGCAGTGGCGTTGAGCCGGGACATTCCGATTACGGAATATGCTCCTTTGAAGATAAAGATGGCTATCACCGGAAACGGGCAGGCATCCAAAGAACAGGTAGCGGATATGTTGCAGCGGATGTTGCGCTTTCCCAAAGAGGATATGCCTACTTTTATGGATGCAACAGACGGATTGGCAGCAGCCTATTGTCATTTCCTGCAAATGGGGCGGCCGACCATGGAAAAAGGTTATAATAGCTGGAAGGATTTTATAGCGAAGAATCCGGATAAGGTGAAGTAA
- a CDS encoding DUF4286 family protein, with product MLIYNTTFQVDEDVHDNFMIWIKESYIPEVQKHGTLKAPRICRILSHREEGSAYSLQWEVESSGLLHRWHLEQGVRLNDELAKIFKDKVIGFPTLMEVIE from the coding sequence ATGCTGATTTATAATACAACTTTTCAAGTGGACGAGGATGTTCACGACAATTTCATGATTTGGATAAAAGAAAGTTATATCCCTGAAGTACAGAAACACGGTACGTTGAAGGCACCGCGCATTTGCAGGATATTAAGTCATCGGGAAGAAGGAAGTGCGTATTCTTTGCAATGGGAGGTGGAAAGCAGTGGGTTACTGCATCGTTGGCATTTGGAACAGGGAGTACGTTTGAATGACGAACTGGCAAAAATATTTAAAGATAAAGTGATCGGGTTTCCGACCTTGATGGAGGTGATAGAGTGA
- a CDS encoding sigma-70 family RNA polymerase sigma factor — protein sequence MNHLTDKELVSLFSTDKERAFNLFFQRYYIRLCMYAVQITDDFSESEDIVQSFFISFWEKKLYKTITDNLKGYAYLCIRNASLKFIEKREKIDSSDILLNEEEYLYICESLEENEREQKEKELEKALAALPEQEKKALYGVVIENKSYKAVASELHISVNTLKTYLARAMKKLRKNEKLLLVSLFLINLS from the coding sequence ATGAATCATTTAACGGATAAAGAATTAGTAAGTCTATTCAGTACGGATAAAGAGAGGGCCTTCAACCTTTTCTTTCAGCGTTACTATATCCGTTTATGTATGTATGCAGTACAGATTACGGATGACTTTTCCGAATCCGAAGATATCGTTCAAAGTTTTTTTATTTCATTTTGGGAAAAGAAGCTCTATAAAACCATTACTGACAATCTGAAAGGATATGCCTATCTCTGTATTCGCAATGCATCACTGAAATTCATTGAAAAACGAGAAAAGATAGACTCCAGCGATATTCTTCTCAACGAAGAAGAATACCTATATATATGTGAAAGCCTTGAAGAGAATGAACGTGAACAAAAAGAAAAGGAGTTGGAAAAAGCTTTAGCAGCATTGCCCGAACAAGAAAAGAAAGCACTCTATGGTGTCGTTATTGAAAACAAAAGCTATAAAGCAGTAGCCAGTGAACTGCATATCAGCGTCAATACATTAAAGACTTATCTTGCCAGAGCGATGAAGAAACTGCGTAAAAACGAGAAATTACTTCTAGTATCTTTATTCTTGATAAACCTATCATAA
- a CDS encoding FecR family protein: MNQEDHNKTEKNLITLLNWYRLKRVNEFAAQCDEAQAWESIQQRIRHRKRIRMYTYWSSTAAACLLIAAFSFYTLTEYDQSLFAHRGEQKATLFVNNGESYDLLSQDKSIFNANGMQVAQNTEKELRYDTQTSIQKNAEKHILNVPRGGEYKLVLSDGTRVHANAESRLTYPVSFTGNKREVYLTGEALFEVAKDTLHPFIVHTPYGIVEVVGTRFNVNTYEKNQTTVTLEEGAVKVYCEEKKGTEQKSLSPGEQAVIQSKTINTQTVQVQEYTSWANGIYEYTDTSLETIVQQLSRWYNVNMTFADPQLRERKFAGVIFRDQPLQKAVDILSKVSNVHFRQKGNVIEITENRPQY; this comes from the coding sequence ATGAATCAAGAAGACCATAATAAAACGGAGAAAAATCTGATTACTTTGCTCAACTGGTACCGGTTGAAACGGGTAAATGAATTTGCGGCACAATGCGATGAAGCACAAGCATGGGAATCAATCCAGCAACGCATCCGCCACCGTAAACGGATACGAATGTACACCTATTGGAGCAGCACTGCCGCTGCCTGCCTGTTAATAGCAGCTTTCAGTTTTTACACACTCACAGAATATGACCAATCTCTATTTGCACACAGAGGGGAACAGAAAGCAACCCTGTTTGTAAATAACGGAGAATCTTACGACCTGCTGTCGCAAGATAAATCCATATTCAATGCAAACGGCATGCAAGTTGCTCAAAATACAGAAAAAGAATTAAGATACGACACTCAAACGAGTATACAAAAGAATGCAGAAAAGCATATTTTAAATGTACCCAGAGGAGGAGAATATAAACTCGTGCTTTCAGACGGTACACGCGTACACGCCAATGCCGAAAGCCGTCTTACTTATCCCGTTTCTTTTACCGGTAATAAAAGAGAAGTCTACCTCACAGGAGAAGCTCTCTTTGAAGTTGCCAAAGATACGCTCCATCCTTTCATTGTACATACCCCGTACGGTATAGTAGAAGTAGTAGGAACACGGTTTAATGTCAATACTTACGAGAAGAATCAAACTACCGTAACCTTGGAAGAAGGAGCCGTAAAAGTATACTGCGAGGAAAAGAAAGGGACAGAACAAAAATCTCTTTCACCCGGTGAACAAGCTGTCATACAATCAAAAACAATTAATACACAAACAGTTCAGGTACAGGAATATACTTCCTGGGCAAACGGTATATACGAATATACCGATACGTCACTGGAAACTATTGTGCAACAACTTTCGCGCTGGTATAACGTTAACATGACCTTTGCCGACCCGCAATTGCGTGAACGAAAGTTTGCAGGAGTCATCTTCCGCGACCAACCATTACAAAAAGCAGTAGATATATTATCCAAAGTTTCTAATGTACACTTCAGACAGAAAGGAAATGTTATTGAGATAACAGAGAACCGTCCCCAATATTAA